In a single window of the Ignavibacteria bacterium genome:
- a CDS encoding T9SS type A sorting domain-containing protein, giving the protein MLKKTKKSTKFINAKAFYFAVMLIVIGCSTSFGQSITWQKAIIAPGIQYFHSVIQTPDNGYIAVGRDRESFINDYMYIVRFNENGDTLWSRKLDRDEATSVIKTNDNNYALSGVNGSFVKFDINGNILIIGNFYDENLRINKILQVNDGSYFMCGQYFPGNFYPYLSKYNSDGTKIWDSVYSSSFYLGGYADMIFSDGYLILTGDYFPSGSQPTEIFLVKLNLTGNQLWFTSVPGFFYPNVRSLTEIKSGSFFVGGNYNDLDAFLAKFSNDGSFLWLKGYDTTFSSTNYSIAPTFDGGVLTCGFNDSISNHPIRVRKIDSNGVDIWKKMYGFFGNTNSAWNIKQTTDSGAIIVGRTDIQQDDGYILKLDKNGEYNPIGINIISTEITSKFSLYQNYPNPFNAKTTITFEILNSSNVQLRIFDILGNEINTLLNTTLNPAKYTVNFDGNSYSSGIYVYQLTVNSLTNKSILYSKSNKLILLK; this is encoded by the coding sequence ATGCTTAAAAAAACTAAAAAATCAACAAAATTTATAAATGCTAAAGCATTTTACTTTGCTGTGATGTTAATTGTTATTGGGTGCAGCACAAGTTTTGGACAGAGTATAACATGGCAGAAAGCAATTATTGCACCAGGAATACAATATTTTCATTCAGTAATACAAACCCCGGATAACGGTTATATTGCAGTTGGCAGAGATCGAGAAAGTTTTATAAATGATTACATGTATATTGTTAGATTTAATGAGAATGGTGATACATTATGGTCAAGAAAATTAGACCGTGATGAAGCTACGAGCGTAATAAAAACAAATGATAATAATTATGCATTATCTGGAGTAAATGGAAGTTTTGTAAAATTTGATATAAATGGTAATATACTAATTATTGGTAATTTTTATGATGAAAACCTAAGAATAAATAAAATATTACAGGTAAATGACGGTAGCTATTTTATGTGCGGACAATATTTCCCAGGGAATTTTTATCCATATTTATCCAAATATAATTCAGATGGAACTAAAATTTGGGATTCAGTTTATTCAAGCTCATTTTATTTGGGAGGTTATGCTGATATGATTTTTTCAGATGGTTACTTAATTTTAACTGGTGATTATTTTCCTTCTGGTTCGCAACCAACAGAGATTTTCCTTGTTAAGTTAAATCTTACTGGTAACCAATTGTGGTTTACAAGTGTCCCAGGATTTTTTTATCCAAACGTTAGGAGTCTAACAGAAATTAAAAGTGGTAGTTTTTTTGTTGGAGGAAATTATAATGATCTTGATGCCTTTTTAGCAAAATTTTCAAATGATGGTTCATTTTTATGGCTTAAAGGATATGATACAACTTTTTCAAGTACAAATTATAGTATTGCACCAACTTTCGATGGTGGAGTATTAACTTGCGGTTTTAACGATTCAATTTCTAACCATCCAATTAGGGTAAGAAAAATTGACAGTAATGGGGTTGATATATGGAAAAAAATGTATGGATTCTTTGGCAATACAAATTCGGCTTGGAATATTAAGCAGACTACAGATAGTGGAGCAATTATTGTAGGTAGAACAGATATTCAACAGGATGATGGATATATATTAAAGCTTGATAAAAATGGTGAGTACAATCCGATTGGCATTAATATAATTTCAACGGAAATAACTTCAAAATTTAGTTTATATCAAAATTACCCAAATCCATTTAATGCAAAAACAACTATTACTTTCGAAATTCTAAACTCCTCAAATGTCCAATTAAGGATTTTTGATATCTTAGGTAATGAAATAAATACGTTGTTGAACACTACCTTAAATCCAGCAAAATATACTGTGAACTTTGATGGTAATAGTTATTCTTCTGGCATATATGTTTATCAACTTACTGTAAATTCTCTCACCAATAAATCAATTTTAT